The genomic segment GAATAAATCCAGATATAATTGAAACTATGTCTGATGCCAGTCCTATCgactttttttatcttttttttgaCAAAGAAATTATTGACATGTTAGTCGTTGAAACAAACAGGTATGCTAATGCTAAAAAAAACACAGCAGGCTTATCTCGACATGCTAGAATTAGAAAATGGGTCGACACAAATGAGCAGGAAATTAAACTCTTTTTTGGTATTGCTATGTGGATGGGCATGATGAAACTGCCATCAATTGCTTACTATTggaaaaattctaaattatattcttgcaatatttcaaaatttatgtCCCGAAACaggtttgaaattattttaagtatgttacACATTTCTGATAATGACAAAGCTCCTACTAATGATAGATTATACAAAATCCAAATATTGATTGATTTACTCGTCGAAAAGTTCAATAGTGCAGTAATTCCTGAAGAGTCAGTTTGTATCGATGAGTCTATGGTCCCTTACTTGGGTCGATTATCGTTTCGGAagtatatttctaataaacgTCATCGTTATGGAGTCAAAATCTTTAAGCTGTGTACACGGGACTTTTAtacgtcaaaatataaaatatatgcaggAAAAGAAGCGACAATGGGTGATTCAGTTTCATGTAAAGTAGTAATGGAACTAATGGAACCATATCTCGATTTCGGTAGAACATTGTATGCAGATAATTGGTATAACTCCATTGACTTAGCGGAAAAATTATTGCAACAGAAAACACACTTAGTAGGAACTCTTAGATCAAATAGAAAAAGAAATCCTAATAGatgtaacacaaaaaaaacttaaccgGGGTGAAATATTTGCAAAAAGAGTGATCGCAAAATTATGGTACTAAAATGGACAGACCGTAGAGATGTTCTTATGATAGTACAAACATTCAAAACGATGGAGAGTCATGCTAAGAGATTAAAATAAACAAGGTGGTATCGACTATACGTGGTAGGATAATCGATTTACTGATCAAATGGGATCTTATAGTAGCTGTCTAAGAAGAGGTGTGAAAGTGGTACCGTAAAGTTGCTATGGATATTATTTGCAACACATCATTATTGAAtgcttttagtatttataaaggAGTCACTGGAAATTCTAAGACAATTACCCAGTTCAAAGACGACATTATTAATGGATTAATTCAGCAATCAAACAGTGTTCCAGAAGTTCCAGAATTATATGATGAACATAAGTtggtaaacaataaaaaaagaggTCGATGTAATCAATGCTACAAATACATTTCTCGAACAGAaggtaatatacttatacataattgttatattttattgtattaaataaatacatttgtgtATACAGGAACGCAGATAGCAAGAAAGAAAACCTCTCGCGTATCAACAATTTGTCCTAAATGTGATTCCTATTTTTGTTTGGATTGTTTTTTTCGAATTcatgcatacaaaaaaaaataaaaataaaatgttacaaaataaaataaaaaaaaaatattgtaattaattgttatattataataaaacatgtcattaataaaaatattgattaaaatgttaaaaaattataaatttgttttgctatttttactaaaacattACTAGGAGGCCACACAAACATAACTCATAGGAAAATCACATTTACGTGTACCCATTTTGGCGCACGGTGTAACTAATGTCAATGAATCGAATGTACCTTATATGGTACATGTGGCTCGATAATAATGTTCAGCGATGTACCAGAAATGGTACACATAGCAAcatgttataaacattaaaaaaagccATGGCAGTTAACCTAAACTAAAACCTAAAAAACTAAACTAGAGCAAAAAAAGAGTTTAATT from the Acyrthosiphon pisum isolate AL4f chromosome X, pea_aphid_22Mar2018_4r6ur, whole genome shotgun sequence genome contains:
- the LOC103311912 gene encoding piggyBac transposable element-derived protein 4-like, translated to MNRQEIEAMLESNSDSYSEDYDDTDADPNWSSESEPDQNIYERELLDNCNVTINTIGNNWNNNFSNGQLNSHIIFNPDVNTTGINPDIIETMSDASPIDFFYLFFDKEIIDMLVVETNRYANAKKNTAGLSRHARIRKWVDTNEQEIKLFFGIAMWMGMMKLPSIAYYWKNSKLYSCNISKFMSRNRFEIILSMLHISDNDKAPTNDRLYKIQILIDLLVEKFNSAVIPEESVCIDESMVPYLGRLSFRKYISNKRHRYGVKIFKLCTRDFYTSKYKIYAGKEATMGDSVSCKVVMELMEPYLDFGRTLYADNWYNSIDLAEKLLQQKTHLVGTLRSNRKRNPNRCNTKKT